From Solanum lycopersicum chromosome 8, SLM_r2.1, the proteins below share one genomic window:
- the LOC112942011 gene encoding serine/threonine-protein kinase STY8-like, with protein METQIEMKEEVAQGSTAHIYRGKWRGYEVAVKCVLPEFFLLNENGVSFFAQEVETLSRQRHRFVLQLMGACLDPPQHGWIVTELLAMTLKDWLHGPGKRRKERAIPLPLFEERVVKAMEIAQGMQYLHEHKPMVIHRDLKPSNIFLDDSMHVRIADFGHARFLNHEEKALTGETG; from the coding sequence ATGGAAACACAGattgaaatgaaagaagaaGTGGCTCAAGGAAGCACAGCACATATATACAGAGGAAAATGGAGAGGATATGAAGTTGCAGTCAAATGTGTATTGCCTGAGTTCTTCCTCTTGAATGAAAATGGTGTTAGCTTCTTTGCTCAAGAGGTTGAGACGTTATCAAGGCAGCGTCATCGTTTTGTGCTGCAGCTTATGGGGGCATGCCTTGATCCTCCTCAGCACGGATGGATAGTGACAGAGTTATTAGCAATGACGCTAAAAGATTGGCTACATGGTCCTggtaaaagaagaaaagaaagagctATTCCTCTTCCACTTTTTGAAGAGAGAGTTGTAAAAGCAATGGAAATTGCTCAAGGAATGCAATATCTTCATGAACACAAGCCTATGGTGATTCATCGCGATTTAAAACCGAGTAACATTTTCTTGGATGATTCTATGCATGTTAGAATTGCAGATTTTGGACATGCTAGGTTCTTGAATCATGAAGAAAAGGCTTTAACAGGAGAAACAGGTTAG